Proteins from a single region of Geothrix sp. PMB-07:
- a CDS encoding DUF2062 domain-containing protein produces MNWIRQRLWEPLLAQLRQGLSPRGMAWSLSLGLGAGVSPLVGTSTGLCIALAFVFRLNQVVMQVANYLAYPLQLALLIPFIRLGEVLFSAPRLTLSVDVLSAALRANPRLAMQTFWTSLWHAGVAWLITAPLGAALLAGLLTPIFRATARRLQRNPA; encoded by the coding sequence ATGAATTGGATTCGTCAACGCCTCTGGGAACCCCTCTTGGCACAGCTGCGCCAAGGCCTCAGCCCCCGGGGCATGGCCTGGAGCCTATCGCTGGGCCTGGGCGCGGGCGTCTCCCCGCTGGTGGGCACCAGCACGGGCCTCTGCATTGCCCTGGCCTTCGTGTTCCGTCTGAACCAAGTGGTCATGCAGGTCGCCAACTACCTGGCCTACCCGCTGCAGCTGGCCCTGCTCATCCCTTTCATCCGCCTGGGCGAGGTGCTTTTCAGCGCCCCGCGCCTGACCCTGTCGGTGGACGTGCTCTCCGCCGCTCTCCGCGCCAACCCCCGACTGGCCATGCAGACCTTCTGGACCAGCCTCTGGCACGCGGGCGTGGCCTGGCTCATCACCGCTCCGCTGGGGGCGGCTTTGCTGGCGGGTCTCCTGACGCCGATCTTCCGCGCCACGGCCCGCCGCCTTCAGCGGAACCCCGCGTGA
- a CDS encoding DUF1475 family protein, translating to MRPLWIFAGVVFAAMVAVTTWASLEANVLVGFQRLLADRWGVATLFDAYFGFLWFWLWILYKEGHLGRSLLWLLLLFALGNLAMAAYVMVQLARLKRGDGVEALLLRKPS from the coding sequence ATGCGGCCGCTCTGGATCTTCGCAGGCGTGGTCTTTGCCGCCATGGTGGCCGTCACCACCTGGGCCAGCCTGGAGGCCAACGTGCTGGTGGGCTTCCAGCGGCTGCTGGCGGACCGCTGGGGGGTGGCCACGCTATTCGACGCCTACTTCGGCTTTCTCTGGTTCTGGCTCTGGATCCTCTACAAGGAAGGCCATCTGGGGCGGAGCCTGCTCTGGCTGCTGCTGCTGTTCGCCCTGGGCAACCTGGCCATGGCAGCCTATGTGATGGTCCAGCTGGCCCGCCTGAAACGGGGCGACGGCGTCGAGGCCCTGCTGCTGCGGAAGCCTTCATGA
- a CDS encoding DUF1365 domain-containing protein, with product MVSAPEPALYVGEVRHRRLKPKVHAFTYPLFMAFLDIDRIPELCKVSPFLSYGGWNWAAFHEEDQFGDPTLPLRERLRLDAETKGHALPDGPIYLLTHLRYLGICFNPVSYFYCHDREGRLALIMAQVTNTPWRERHTYWMPVAEGHQREGGVSFEVPKAFHVSPFMPMDCHYRWAFTPPGETLRVHIAEFNCRDLFFDASLHLQRQPWTAGILRKTLIRFPWMTLKVLAAIHWEALWLWIKRVPVFTHPGPSTPPTQPPASPSASS from the coding sequence ATGGTGAGCGCCCCCGAACCCGCGCTCTATGTGGGCGAGGTGCGCCACCGCCGCCTGAAGCCCAAGGTGCATGCCTTCACGTACCCGCTGTTCATGGCCTTCCTGGACATCGACCGCATTCCGGAGCTGTGCAAGGTGTCGCCCTTCCTCAGCTACGGCGGCTGGAATTGGGCCGCCTTCCACGAGGAAGATCAGTTCGGCGATCCCACGCTGCCGCTGCGTGAGCGCCTGCGCCTGGATGCCGAGACCAAGGGTCATGCCTTGCCCGACGGCCCCATCTACCTGCTCACCCACCTGCGCTACCTGGGGATCTGCTTCAACCCGGTGAGCTACTTCTACTGCCATGATCGGGAAGGGCGCCTGGCCCTGATCATGGCCCAGGTGACCAACACCCCCTGGCGCGAGCGGCACACCTACTGGATGCCCGTGGCTGAGGGGCACCAGCGCGAGGGCGGGGTCAGCTTCGAGGTGCCCAAAGCCTTCCATGTGAGCCCCTTCATGCCCATGGACTGCCACTACCGCTGGGCGTTCACGCCCCCTGGGGAGACGTTGAGGGTCCACATCGCGGAATTTAATTGTCGAGATTTATTTTTTGACGCTAGTCTCCATCTCCAGCGACAACCCTGGACCGCCGGCATCCTAAGGAAGACCCTCATCCGGTTCCCCTGGATGACCCTCAAGGTTCTGGCTGCCATTCATTGGGAGGCCCTCTGGTTATGGATCAAGCGCGTGCCGGTGTTCACCCATCCCGGCCCTTCGACGCCCCCGACGCAGCCCCCAGCTTCGCCCAGCGCCTCCTCCTGA
- a CDS encoding NAD(P)/FAD-dependent oxidoreductase, with product MSRVAVLGSGIAGLSAAWLLSREHEVWVFEKADRIGGHTHTVTVSAPEGPVAVDTGFIVHNRVNYPNFIRLMEELGVATCPSDMSFAASGNAHPWCSRGLNGLFTERRHLLDPAFCGLWWEVLRFNRVARGLLQLPDGEGPTLGEYLQQHRFSDRFKTEYLFPMAGAVWSTSLVDMEAFPAATLVRFFHNHGFLGVTTHHPWRTIPGGTATYLASLTAAFRERLVTGAGIISLRRSDNGVHLHLEGQEPLTFDHAVLACHGDQVLPLLADASPQEREVFGAFTSNRSPTILHRDASLLPKQRRGWASWNFRTHPEAHRLVLTYHMNRLQPLPTRQDWFVSLHADDLVDSATVAGRYDYEHPRYTQAAIRAQARWSEVSGAASVHGRTHYAGAYWGYGFHEDGVRSGIRVARDLGVPW from the coding sequence ATGAGCCGCGTCGCCGTCCTCGGCTCGGGCATCGCAGGGCTTTCCGCGGCCTGGCTGCTCAGCCGGGAGCATGAGGTCTGGGTCTTCGAGAAGGCAGATCGCATCGGCGGGCATACCCACACGGTGACCGTGTCGGCGCCCGAAGGGCCGGTGGCGGTGGACACCGGCTTCATCGTCCACAACCGGGTGAACTACCCGAATTTCATCCGGCTCATGGAGGAACTGGGCGTGGCCACCTGCCCCAGCGACATGAGCTTCGCCGCCAGCGGCAACGCCCACCCCTGGTGCAGCCGAGGTCTGAACGGCCTTTTCACGGAGCGGCGGCACCTGCTGGATCCCGCGTTCTGCGGCCTGTGGTGGGAGGTGCTGCGCTTCAACCGGGTGGCCAGGGGCCTCCTTCAGCTGCCCGATGGCGAGGGCCCGACCCTGGGCGAGTACCTGCAGCAGCACCGGTTCTCCGACCGCTTCAAAACCGAGTATCTGTTCCCCATGGCTGGCGCGGTCTGGTCCACCAGCCTGGTGGACATGGAGGCCTTCCCCGCCGCCACCCTGGTGCGGTTCTTCCACAACCACGGCTTCCTCGGCGTCACCACGCACCATCCCTGGCGCACCATCCCCGGCGGCACCGCGACCTACCTCGCGTCACTGACGGCAGCCTTCCGGGAACGGCTGGTGACCGGTGCAGGGATCATCAGCCTGCGCCGTTCGGACAACGGCGTCCACCTCCACCTGGAGGGCCAGGAGCCCCTGACCTTCGACCACGCCGTGCTGGCCTGCCATGGCGACCAGGTGCTGCCTCTCCTGGCGGACGCCAGCCCTCAGGAGCGGGAGGTCTTCGGCGCCTTCACCAGCAACCGGAGCCCCACCATCCTGCACCGTGATGCCTCCCTGCTTCCGAAGCAGCGCCGGGGCTGGGCCTCCTGGAACTTCCGCACCCACCCCGAGGCCCACCGCCTGGTGCTGACCTACCACATGAACCGGCTCCAGCCCCTGCCCACTCGACAGGACTGGTTCGTCAGCCTCCACGCGGATGACCTGGTGGATTCCGCCACCGTCGCCGGTCGCTACGACTACGAGCACCCCCGTTACACCCAGGCCGCCATCCGCGCCCAAGCGCGGTGGTCAGAGGTGAGTGGTGCCGCCTCGGTGCACGGTCGCACCCACTACGCCGGCGCCTACTGGGGCTACGGCTTTCATGAGGACGGCGTTCGTTCTGGGATCAGGGTCGCGCGTGACCTGGGTGTTCCGTGGTGA
- a CDS encoding ATP-binding protein: MKTSLLRRMIWAQGISIGLLWVLQVAITLIPAYRDSSWAFDSTLRMCAAALVAFLQDENQPERIRQQAERIRVLDETFTSEDTFKTGEYHARYQIFDRDGHLLYLSPSAPVGSLAEQGTGFHRVDVQGESYRVFVQDDPSGRYRVAVAESLSMRKRLGWRFLRSTPVAFPLIFLIIAVCTWLLSRRALRPLRLLAESVERRKPGDLSPLHPAVDLKETRPLVASLNGLLSRVSELLQAQRRFVADAAHELRTPLAVVGTQAHTLIREEDAAQREAIGLDLQRGIERATGLVRQLLAVARLEAAGPELSEEVVDLAALARDRTSHILPLALAKKQDLGVEGPERLEVRGDGSVLGMAMDNLLENAIRYTPEGGTVTLRFGREEGRPCFEVEDDGPGMSEAFKARAFERFSRELGSHAVGAGLGLAIVQRAVELHRGNVAFLPTAGPSGLRVRIELPAPPQPTR; the protein is encoded by the coding sequence GTGAAGACCTCCCTGCTGCGCCGCATGATCTGGGCCCAGGGCATCAGCATCGGGCTGCTATGGGTCCTGCAGGTGGCCATCACCCTCATCCCTGCCTACCGGGACAGCAGCTGGGCTTTTGATTCGACCTTGAGGATGTGCGCTGCGGCCCTGGTGGCCTTCCTTCAGGATGAGAACCAGCCGGAACGCATTCGCCAGCAAGCGGAACGCATCCGTGTGCTGGATGAAACCTTCACCTCTGAAGACACCTTTAAAACCGGGGAATACCACGCCCGCTACCAGATCTTCGATCGGGATGGACACCTGCTCTATCTGTCCCCCTCGGCTCCGGTGGGCTCCCTTGCGGAGCAGGGGACCGGCTTCCACCGGGTGGATGTGCAGGGGGAGTCGTACCGGGTGTTCGTGCAGGATGACCCTTCAGGCCGCTACCGGGTGGCGGTGGCGGAATCCCTGAGCATGCGGAAACGGTTGGGCTGGCGTTTCCTCCGGTCCACGCCTGTGGCCTTCCCGCTTATCTTCCTCATCATCGCAGTCTGCACCTGGCTCCTCAGCCGCCGTGCCCTGAGGCCCTTGCGCCTGCTGGCTGAAAGCGTCGAGCGCCGCAAGCCTGGCGACCTGAGCCCGCTCCACCCGGCGGTGGATCTCAAAGAGACCCGCCCCCTGGTGGCCTCCTTGAATGGGCTGCTGTCGCGGGTTTCCGAACTCCTCCAGGCGCAGCGGCGCTTCGTGGCAGACGCTGCCCACGAGCTGCGCACGCCGCTGGCGGTGGTGGGCACGCAGGCCCACACACTCATCCGTGAAGAGGATGCGGCCCAGCGGGAGGCCATCGGCCTGGATCTGCAGCGCGGCATTGAGCGGGCCACAGGGCTGGTGCGGCAGCTGCTGGCCGTGGCCCGCCTGGAGGCGGCGGGGCCCGAACTTTCCGAAGAGGTGGTGGATCTGGCAGCCCTGGCCCGGGATCGGACTTCGCACATCCTGCCCCTGGCCCTTGCGAAGAAACAAGACCTGGGCGTGGAAGGCCCAGAGCGGCTGGAGGTGCGGGGTGATGGCAGTGTGTTGGGCATGGCCATGGACAACCTGCTGGAGAACGCCATCCGCTACACGCCTGAGGGAGGCACAGTCACCCTCCGCTTCGGGCGGGAGGAGGGGCGGCCCTGCTTCGAGGTGGAAGATGACGGGCCCGGCATGAGCGAGGCCTTCAAAGCGCGGGCCTTCGAGCGGTTCTCGCGGGAACTGGGCTCCCACGCGGTCGGCGCGGGGCTCGGTCTGGCCATCGTCCAGCGTGCCGTGGAACTGCACAGGGGCAACGTGGCCTTCCTTCCGACGGCGGGACCGTCTGGGCTGCGGGTGCGGATTGAGCTGCCCGCGCCGCCTCAACCCACGCGCTGA
- a CDS encoding fatty acid desaturase encodes MRKPFSVTVTSVSFVLLHLACLAAIWLTFSWKLVALCAALYLIRMFAVTAGYHRYFSHRSYKLGRVPQFALAFVAQTSAQKGVLWWAAHHRHHHRFSDTGRDLHSPVTDGFWWSHVGWILSDAHDHYDAKSIEDFGRFPELRFLDAYHWLCPWLLGTATFAFGAWTGIGAWEALVWGFVISTVLLWHGTFCINSLTHVWGTRRFETSDQSRNNFVLALITLGEGWHNNHHHYQASCRQGIRWWEVDPTYYTLKALSWVGIVRDIRPFPRPASGATRP; translated from the coding sequence ATGCGCAAGCCCTTCTCCGTGACCGTCACCTCGGTTTCCTTCGTTCTGCTTCATCTGGCCTGCCTGGCGGCGATCTGGCTGACCTTCTCCTGGAAGCTGGTGGCGCTCTGCGCGGCCCTCTACCTCATCCGCATGTTCGCCGTGACGGCGGGCTACCACCGCTACTTCAGCCACCGCAGCTACAAGCTGGGCCGGGTGCCGCAGTTCGCGTTGGCCTTCGTGGCGCAGACCTCGGCCCAGAAGGGTGTGCTCTGGTGGGCGGCCCACCACCGGCACCACCACCGCTTCTCGGACACAGGGCGGGATCTCCATTCCCCGGTGACGGATGGCTTCTGGTGGTCCCACGTGGGCTGGATCCTTTCTGACGCCCATGACCACTACGATGCCAAGTCCATCGAGGATTTCGGCCGCTTCCCTGAGCTGCGCTTCCTGGACGCCTACCACTGGCTCTGCCCCTGGCTGCTAGGCACCGCCACCTTCGCCTTCGGCGCCTGGACGGGCATCGGCGCCTGGGAAGCCCTGGTCTGGGGGTTCGTGATCTCCACCGTGCTGCTGTGGCACGGGACCTTCTGCATCAACTCCCTCACGCATGTCTGGGGCACGCGGCGCTTCGAGACCAGCGACCAGAGCCGCAACAACTTCGTGCTGGCGCTCATCACGCTGGGCGAGGGCTGGCACAACAACCACCACCACTACCAGGCCAGCTGCCGCCAGGGCATCCGCTGGTGGGAGGTTGATCCCACCTACTACACGCTGAAGGCATTGAGCTGGGTGGGCATCGTGCGCGACATCCGACCTTTCCCCAGGCCTGCCTCGGGCGCCACCCGCCCATGA
- a CDS encoding cyclopropane-fatty-acyl-phospholipid synthase family protein, producing the protein MDQARAGVHPSRPFDAPDAAPSFAQRLLLKGLSGIQAGRLDLEVNGRVLLLGDPDSALRARVHIRDARAFRAGLLHGEIGLGEAFMAGWWETDDLVSVVRIAVRNMAAFDQGGGFLASLGKAANRLLHRRRRNHVEGSRRNIGHHYDLGNDFYRLWLDPTLAYSCAVFERADQSLEEAQRAKFDLICRKLNLGPEDHLLEIGTGWGGFALHAARTSGCRVTTTTISRQQFEYARDLFQREGMTDRIDLRLEDYRHLEGQFDKAVSIEMFEAVGLEFYDTYFSTVDRLLKPGGRFLLQTITMNEQRFADYSRQSDWIQKYIFPGAELASVSRVVASIGRCTRMNLHHLEDIGLHYAHTLHAWREAFRARLDEVRGQGFDETFIRMWDYYLAYCEGAFAERYIGDAQLLLAKPDGQATHFNEPW; encoded by the coding sequence ATGGATCAAGCGCGTGCCGGTGTTCACCCATCCCGGCCCTTCGACGCCCCCGACGCAGCCCCCAGCTTCGCCCAGCGCCTCCTCCTGAAGGGCCTTTCCGGCATTCAGGCGGGCCGTTTGGATCTGGAGGTGAATGGACGGGTGCTGCTGTTGGGCGATCCCGACTCGGCGCTTCGCGCCCGGGTGCACATCCGCGATGCCCGCGCCTTCCGGGCCGGGCTCCTCCACGGGGAGATCGGTCTGGGCGAGGCCTTCATGGCGGGCTGGTGGGAGACGGATGACCTGGTGTCGGTGGTGCGCATCGCGGTGCGGAACATGGCGGCCTTCGACCAGGGCGGGGGCTTCCTCGCGTCCCTGGGCAAGGCGGCGAACCGCCTGCTGCACCGGCGTCGGCGCAACCACGTGGAAGGCTCTCGGCGGAACATCGGCCACCACTACGACCTGGGCAATGATTTCTACCGCCTCTGGCTGGACCCCACCCTGGCCTATTCCTGCGCTGTGTTTGAGCGGGCGGACCAGAGCTTGGAGGAGGCCCAGCGGGCCAAGTTCGATCTCATCTGCCGGAAGCTGAACCTGGGGCCGGAGGACCACCTGCTGGAAATCGGCACGGGCTGGGGTGGCTTCGCTCTGCACGCAGCTCGCACCTCTGGCTGCCGGGTGACCACCACCACCATCAGCCGCCAGCAGTTCGAGTACGCCCGCGACCTCTTCCAGCGTGAGGGGATGACGGACCGCATCGACCTGCGGCTGGAGGACTACCGGCATCTGGAAGGGCAGTTCGACAAGGCCGTGAGCATCGAGATGTTCGAGGCCGTGGGCCTGGAGTTCTATGACACCTACTTCAGCACGGTGGATCGCCTGCTGAAGCCCGGCGGGCGCTTCCTGCTGCAGACCATCACCATGAACGAGCAGCGCTTCGCCGACTACAGCCGGCAGAGCGACTGGATCCAGAAATACATTTTCCCCGGCGCCGAGCTGGCCTCCGTGTCGCGCGTGGTGGCGTCCATCGGGCGCTGCACCCGCATGAACCTCCATCACCTCGAGGACATCGGCCTGCATTACGCCCACACCCTGCATGCCTGGCGGGAGGCCTTCCGGGCGCGGCTGGACGAGGTGCGCGGCCAGGGCTTTGATGAGACCTTCATCCGCATGTGGGACTACTACCTGGCCTACTGCGAGGGCGCCTTCGCCGAGCGGTACATCGGCGACGCCCAGCTTCTGCTGGCCAAGCCGGATGGCCAGGCGACGCACTTCAACGAGCCCTGGTGA
- a CDS encoding DUF1295 domain-containing protein: protein MAAALWGAGFLCTLQLGLWLWQLRTRNASWVDVGWAFGLAVMALVAASLGPAPMQRRLLVGLMGGLHGLRLGLHLWHRVATDAHEDGRYQALRVAWQPGLQVKFFAFFQVQALLDVALGWPFLLAAWNPRPSLHPLEWAAALLWLVAWVGESLADGQLRRFKARPEATGRTCREGLWRYSRHPNYFFEWLVWVAYLLLALTAPWGWTAVVAPALMLHFLLRVTGIPYTEAQSLRSRPEDYARYQRETSPFIPWFPKVGT from the coding sequence ATCGCGGCGGCGCTCTGGGGCGCGGGATTTCTGTGCACGCTGCAGCTGGGCCTCTGGCTCTGGCAGCTGCGTACCCGCAACGCCAGCTGGGTGGATGTGGGCTGGGCCTTCGGCTTGGCCGTGATGGCCCTGGTGGCCGCGTCCCTGGGACCGGCGCCTATGCAACGACGGCTGCTGGTGGGCCTCATGGGTGGGCTCCACGGGCTGCGGCTGGGCCTTCACCTCTGGCATCGCGTGGCCACGGACGCCCATGAAGATGGCCGCTACCAGGCCCTCCGGGTGGCCTGGCAGCCGGGTCTCCAGGTGAAGTTCTTCGCATTCTTCCAGGTGCAGGCCCTGCTGGATGTGGCCTTGGGTTGGCCCTTCCTGCTGGCCGCCTGGAACCCCCGGCCCAGCCTGCATCCCCTGGAGTGGGCAGCCGCGCTGCTCTGGCTGGTGGCCTGGGTGGGCGAGTCCCTGGCCGATGGCCAGCTGCGCCGCTTCAAGGCCCGGCCCGAAGCAACGGGTCGCACCTGCCGCGAAGGCCTGTGGCGCTACTCCCGGCACCCCAACTACTTCTTCGAGTGGCTGGTGTGGGTGGCCTACCTCCTGCTGGCCCTGACCGCGCCCTGGGGCTGGACTGCTGTGGTGGCCCCGGCCCTCATGCTCCACTTCCTGCTGCGCGTGACCGGCATCCCTTACACCGAGGCCCAGAGCCTGCGCAGCCGCCCGGAGGACTACGCCCGCTACCAGCGCGAGACCTCGCCCTTCATCCCGTGGTTTCCAAAGGTCGGCACATGA